In Microvirga sp. 17 mud 1-3, the genomic window CTATCGGGGCGTCCCGATCATCGTGCTGATCTCGTTCTTGGTGGGCTGCATCATCGCCCAGCAGGGCATCTTCCAGCTCCAGCGCTTCGGCGCGACGCCCTTCGTGGTGGACCTGATCGGCATCCTGGTCCTGCGCGAGCTCGGCGTTCTTCTCACGTCGATCATGGTCGCGGGCCGCTCCGGCTCGGCCTTCACGGCCGAGATCGGCTCCATGAAGATGCGGGAGGAGATCGACGCCCTGCGGGTCATGGGGCTCGACCCCATCGAGGTGCTGATCGTGCCGCGCATCCTCGCCCTGTTGATCGGCCTGCCGCTCCTCACCTTCATCTCGTCCATCGCGGCGCTCTCGGGTGGCGGCATCACGGCGTGGCTCTACGGGGACATCAGCCCAGACGTCTATCTCTCCCGCCTCAAGGCGGCGCTGGCTCTCAACACCTTTTTCGTCGGCATCATCAAGGCCCCGTTCATGGCCCTCGTCATCGGCATCATCGCGACCCTCGAGGGCGTGGCGGTGGCCGGATCCGCCGAGTCGCTGGGCCGGCACGTGACATCCTCGGTCGTGAAGGCCATCTTCATGGTGATCGTGCTCGACGGTCTCTTCGCCATGTTCTTCGCAGCGATCAAGTATTGACCATGGATACGCGCCGTCCCCCCTCCGCCGAGAACCGGGAAGTGGTCATCCGCGTGCGTGACGTGGAGGTCGGCTTCGGCGAGAAAACGATCCTCAAGGACCTGGACCTCGATGTCTATCGCGGCGAAATCTTAGGCTTCGTCGGAGCTTCGGGCCAGGGCAAGTCGGTCCTGACCCGCGCGATCCTGGGTCTCGTGCCCAAGCGGGCCGGCACCATCGAGGTGCTGGGCCAGAACCTCGACGAGCTTTCCGCCTCCGAGCGCCGGCTCCTGGAGCGGCGCTGGGGAGTGCTGTTCCAGCAGGGCGCCCTGTTCTCGGCCCTGACCGTGAAGCAGAACGTCCAGGTTCCGATGCGGGAGTTCCTTCATCTGTCGGACCGGCTCCTCGACGAGCTCGCCATGCTCAAGATCGAGATGGTCGGCCTCAAGCCGGACGCCGCCGACAAGCTGCCCTCCGAGCTCTCCGGCGGAATGATCAAGCGCGCGGCGCTCGCCCGGGCGCTCGCCCTCGATCCGGACATTGTCTTCCTGGACGAGCCGACCTCGGGCCTCGACCCTATCGGCGCGGGCGAATTCGACGAGCTAATTGCTACGCTACAACGCACTTTAGGGCTCACGGTATTCATGGTAACCCATGATCTCGACAGCCTTCACACGGTCTGCGACCGAATCGCGGCCCTTGGGGAAGGCAAGATCCTGGCGGAAGGGCCCATCGAGACGATGCTCGCATCGGATCATCCTTGGCTCCGCGCCTATTTTCACGGGAAACGGGCACGCGCCGTCATGGCTGGCGACGCTTAAGGTTTGTAATGGAAACGCGCGCGAATTACGCATTGATCGGGCTGTTCACGCTGGCGGTGATCGCGGCGGGGTTCGGGTTCGTCTACTGGTTTTCCGGCGGCGACCGCGGCCAGACGCGCCAGGCCATCCGCATCGTGTTCTCAGGGTCTGTGTCCGGCCTTTCGAAAGGCTCCACCGTGTCCTTCAACGGCCTGAGGGTCGGCGAGGTGACGGATATCAGCCTCCTGCCCGAGGATCCGCGCCGGGTGGTGGCCATCGTCCAGGTGGACAACAGCACCCCGATCCGCACCGATACCCGGGCCCGCCTGGAATACCAGGGCCTGACCGGGGTCGCGACCATTGCGCTCTCGGGAGGCGAGCCCAATTCGCCCCAGCTTGTCGCCGGCCCTGGCCAGCCCCTGCCGACGATCTTCGCCGACCGTTCCGACTTCCAGGACCTCATCGAGACGGCGCGCAACATCGCCCGGCGTGCCGACGACGTGCTGGAGCGCGTAGGGCGCGTGATTTCCGACAATGAGGGGTCCATCAACCGGACCGTCCAGAACGTGGAGCGGTTCTCCCAAGCCCTCGGCGAGAATGCCGAGGGCATCGACCGCTTCCTGGCCCAGGTCGGGCAGGCGGCCGAGAAGGTCGGGCCGCTCGCCGAGAAGCTCGAGACCCTCGCGACCAACCTCGACGAGGTGGTCAAGGCCGTCGACCGTCAGCGCGTCGCAAAGATCGTCGAGAATGTGGATACCTTCACGCAGGGCCTGGCCGACAGCCGGAAGGACATCAACGACGCCCTGCGCGACGCCGCGAGCCTCGTGGCCCGGCTCAACGACGCTGCGCCCAAGCTCGATACGGCCCTCGACGACATCACCAAGCTGACCAAGGCCGTCGATCCTTCCAAGGTCGGGCGGACGGTGGACAATGTGGACGTGTTCACCCAGATGCTGAGCCGCCGCAGCCCGGACGTGGACAAGGCGATCCAGGAGGCGCGCTCCATCACCGAGAAGCTCAACAAGTCCGCCGATAAGA contains:
- a CDS encoding MlaE family lipid ABC transporter permease subunit, with amino-acid sequence MIVAQSILAQEPQVEIDGAGDQVTAKLAGHWIAENSGRVESLAAEIAAGADHHRVIIDLGKVERLDTLGAWVLDRTRHELGEKGLTADFANASPEQQILLDEVAYRGFQEKKVVQHSKVMDFLVDVGKTVQGAGKDLVDGVAFLGELVSALIRVILNPRRFRGTAVVNQLEQIAYRGVPIIVLISFLVGCIIAQQGIFQLQRFGATPFVVDLIGILVLRELGVLLTSIMVAGRSGSAFTAEIGSMKMREEIDALRVMGLDPIEVLIVPRILALLIGLPLLTFISSIAALSGGGITAWLYGDISPDVYLSRLKAALALNTFFVGIIKAPFMALVIGIIATLEGVAVAGSAESLGRHVTSSVVKAIFMVIVLDGLFAMFFAAIKY
- a CDS encoding ABC transporter ATP-binding protein, with the protein product MDTRRPPSAENREVVIRVRDVEVGFGEKTILKDLDLDVYRGEILGFVGASGQGKSVLTRAILGLVPKRAGTIEVLGQNLDELSASERRLLERRWGVLFQQGALFSALTVKQNVQVPMREFLHLSDRLLDELAMLKIEMVGLKPDAADKLPSELSGGMIKRAALARALALDPDIVFLDEPTSGLDPIGAGEFDELIATLQRTLGLTVFMVTHDLDSLHTVCDRIAALGEGKILAEGPIETMLASDHPWLRAYFHGKRARAVMAGDA
- a CDS encoding MlaD family protein, translated to METRANYALIGLFTLAVIAAGFGFVYWFSGGDRGQTRQAIRIVFSGSVSGLSKGSTVSFNGLRVGEVTDISLLPEDPRRVVAIVQVDNSTPIRTDTRARLEYQGLTGVATIALSGGEPNSPQLVAGPGQPLPTIFADRSDFQDLIETARNIARRADDVLERVGRVISDNEGSINRTVQNVERFSQALGENAEGIDRFLAQVGQAAEKVGPLAEKLETLATNLDEVVKAVDRQRVAKIVENVDTFTQGLADSRKDINDALRDAASLVARLNDAAPKLDTALDDITKLTKAVDPSKVGRTVDNVDVFTQMLSRRSPDVDKAIQEARSITEKLNKSADKIDAVLAGAEKFLGSASGQEGKSAFETIKEAANSVRELADNLNERTTGVLTGLGRFTDSGLREYEALAVEGRKTLNDISRAVRSIERNPQQFIFGGRPNLPEYNGRR